tgtctgtattgtgtgtttctgtctgcgtCAGAAAAAGATGCTCTGGCTGTAAAGGAAGCCTCTTGTTTATGTTGCCTCAGCCTGATATTTGCACTGCAGTCTGTAACAGTGGTAACATGATGAACCCAGACTTGAATCTTTAATCTGACATACAGAGATGAACAAACATCTCCCTGCACTTCAatcaccccccacccctcccccgcaacacacacacacacattctgactAATTACATTTCCTGTGAAGTGGGTACACCATGTTAAGGGTAGTGATGCAGATTCCTTACATGTGACATTCTTACCAAAGCAGGTGCAAATGCAGTACTGACACCCGGCTACTAGTGGTGCTCTGGTCTGACACCCGTCTACTAGTGGTGCTCTGGTCTGTGCACTAAATAGAGTCCCCCTCGGAGTCGGAATAGGGACTTGGAgaatgaaagagggagggaggggaggaagaggagagctgGAAGTAAGTCTGCAGACCCCAGAACCCCCGCTTGTCCTCTAGCACCCCAGGGCAAGGCAGAGATTATGGGTCCGTCTCAGTAGTCTAAAGATGCTTCCTCGTCTCTTTCCTTGGATTCACACTGATCTCAGAACAGGGGAAAGGGAAAAGCACTTCTTTTACTTATCCTGCCTTTTCAGATCAGGTCAGATATGGTTGGGGACGTTAGGTGAGGAAGTGACTTTAGACTATTCAGATGCACCCTAAGACAGTTTACTTTAGTCTCTACCGTCACGCTGTCTCCCTAAAGCGGTGTCTCCCTATCACTCCCCCACACCCAGTCACACAGAATGTCATCAGGCCCAGAGATAACCATAGTCCTCTGTCTGTGGACCCCGTCTGAACCCTCCTACCCTGTAGTGTTTCTATAGTGGGCTGTTTGAAGCCAGTGGGTGTAACTGTACCCTAAACCTTCCTGAGCTCTGTAAACACACAGAGACGGGGCTACTGTTTTAAACGACACATCCTGAggaatctctctttctctggttaAGTAACACATTGTCACATTTAGCtatagagagagtgatggatCAGCTGAGTTCATTCTTCATTTAATACGACACGTCCTTCAGATGCTATGGGCAGATGTCATGGACATGTTCAGAGACGTGATATAGGGATGAGAGTGCATTGATCATACTAATGTTAGTGATGCATTTTGCTAGCATTACAGCAGCTAACATTGATTTACAGCAGCTAACATTGATTTACAGCACGCTAGCATTGCAGCAGCTAACATTGATTTACAGCACGCTAGCATTGCAGCAGCTAACATTGATTTACAGCAGCTAACATTGATTTACAGCACGCTAGCATTGCAGCAGCTAACATTGATTTACAGCACGCTAGCATTGCAGCAGCTAACATTGATTTACAGCAGCTAACATTGATTTACAGCACGCTAGCATTGCAGCAGCTAACATTGATTTACAGCACGCTAGCATTACCAGCATATggactgtgttgtttgtgtggttgttgggTGCCCCCAGCAACCAGTCATTCCGTGCATTCCGTTTCCCAGTAGATGAGCGGGGTCTAGTTTTAGACCAGTCAGTGGTCTCCAACCCTAGTCTAGGCtgtgcaggattttgttccatcCCAGCATAGTTGTATAGGTTAGGGCTGTAACAAAAACATGCACATTAGCTTCAGGACCACTGCCTGAGGGAGAACTCTGTTCTGAGGGACCTAGGCTAGTTACAGGTGTCCATGGACATGCCTGTGCTCTTTCCCTTGCCCTGGGGGAGGCTGCAGTCAGAAGTTGCTCCTagtcacagatctaggatcagcttccctttCGCAAATCCTAACTCCAAGCTGACCAcgtgtctaggggcaacttcctCCCAGTCCTTGGGGCAGCCCGAGGAAGGGGGTCGATAAGAGGGGTCTGGattggagcagagggagagaggtgtgggTTCACAGGGGTGACCTGTGAACTTTCACCTCTGTGTATTGGACACTTGTTTCAGGGTCAGTCCTTGTAGCTGTCCTTGTTGCCATGGCCACAGTCAGGCCCCCCTCATTTCCTGTCTGATGCTGGGCCGGTGATGAGGGGCTAGGTACGTACACCACACAGCGCCTTACTATACATCTTGTGTaaccgtgtgtgtgagagaaaatgtgtgtgtgtgagagaaagaaatGAGGTGTCAAGGCACAGCGCCCTCTTATTTACCTACATGTGGTATAATGTGTGAAGAAATTTCTCTTGGCTGTATCTTGAGTTTCACCACagaatttatttcatttcatcTGTATTCTTAATGTGTTTTGAAGTTTCTCTAGAAATGTTCTCTCAAACACACAATTTTCAAAAGCTGCCACCACAGTTATTTCTAGTGTTTCACATAGGGGTAGAGGTTACTACAGACAgagtaacacacacgcacacgcacacactcactgtTATCCAGAGGCATGTGAGTTGTCCTGAAGGTAGTCTCTAACTCAAGTCTGACTGTGACAGTGGTGTGACTGGATGAGGTGGTTGAGATGTTTTCAAGGTAGAAACTAATTGTCTGCTTtcgcctctgcctctccctcttcactctcttcctcctcactccatGGTTCTCTCTTCTGttattctcttctctttctccctcccttctctcctgcctctctctctctctgtaggaccaGTTCTTGCGAGCAGCCCCGGTGTCGGGAGGAGTAGGGGAGTTTCTCATGAGGAAGATGGGATGGCGGACGGGGGAGGGGCTAGGGCGACACCGCGAGGGCACTGTCGAGCCAATCATAATTGACTTCAAGACCGACCGCAAAGGTGAAATGAAGTGACCCATGCTTTCCACCAAAGCATTATGCATCGCAATATTATTCCAGAAGGCTATTGATGATGCTTAATAATGTGTGTTATTGATGATACTTAATAATGTGTGTTATTGATGATACTTAATAATGTGTGATTGATGATTAATAATGTGGGTATAATCTGACCGTAGGTCTGGTGGCTGAGGGAGAGAAGACTCAGAAGTCGGGCGGTATGGTTGTGATGAAGGATCTACTGGGTGAGTACAACATACACACAGGATTTTAACTCTCACTCAATTTACCAATATTGCATTTTTTTTGTATTGATTTAATGAATGTATTGaccatctgccccccccccccaaggtaaGCACCCGGTGTCTGCTCTGATGGAGATGTGTAACAAGAAGAAGTGGATTCCTCCAGAGTTTGTTATGGTGACCCACAGTGGCCCAGACCACCGCAAGAACTTCCTTTTCAAGGTGTGGATACGCGCTATAAGCCTGTGTGTTTGAGTGGGTTTGTTTGTTAGTTTATGGATGACTTTGTCAGATGGTTTGTGTTataacctcttcctctctctcatcccctttcctcctctctctctctctgtaccccagGTGGTGGTAAATGGTCAAGACTTCCAGCCCGCGTCAGCCAGTCCCAATAAGAAGCATGCCAAAGCCATGGCTGCTACGGTGGCTCTGCAGGCCATGGGAGAGGTGGCAGGGGACACAGGGCTTTATACAGGGCCTGTGTTCACCACTGCTACCACTGGCCCACTGTTCTCCTCCAACGTCTAACACACACAGTGAAACACACTCAGACTGAGATACAGCGCTTGCACACTTGAGTCGCAGACCCTTCTGGCTGACAAGGACATATAGAATTTGAAGTCACCCGCCAGGGAACGATGATTTGTATTGGAATGTCCGTTCTATCAAGTCTTATTCTGTTTTGGGCCTACACACCACAAGCATTCAGAAGAGCCGTATCTGTTGCCTAATGGTCAACACTAGAAGATCGTGTTACTCTGTAAGCAAAAGAAACTTACTGATATTTTAAAACAGTTCCGTAACTCAGTTTTTTAAAAATCCTACTTTGAATGTTTATCTTATGTGTTGAAGCTCAAATTACGTTTTCAAGAATCAGTTCATAGTGTTAATGCATTTTGGGAGAATTTGAAAACCCCCACTATTCTCCTCGTGACCAAATCGTCAATATCAAATGTTACCCATTTGGAACATTCATTTTCAAAGTGATTCACACTTGATAGTTCTGTCTCATTTTGGACAGATTAATTTACTACTGTCTTAAGTTGAGCTTTCTCAGTCCGCTTTTGTTGGTAGCGTTATTTACAATGTCTGTATAAAAACAATTGTAAAGTGTTAGCTGAAAGCGAAGAGGTGTGGGTAACCGTTATGGTCTGGAAtatcaaaataaaaatgtttttatctgATTAATTAAATGATACAATCCTTTGACTGTGTGCGTAAAGTACATTTTCTCATGTTGTTTATACAGACGAACGTGTCTTTCCAATGTTTATTTGCCATGCGCTCACAACACACGTTTATTGTACATCCAATACTGTGTTTTCAAACGCTGCAGTTCAGTATTTGAAGACGGTCTCCCCGCCCTCGTCATCATTCCAGCACTTGTAGCAATAAACATATTTCCTGGTGCAGGGACAGCTATTAATAGGAATACTATATATGGACAGAGCATAGAAGGGTTCATCTGAGGCCTTGAGTCCAATCCCACATTCCAATACACAACCTCCAAAGCATTCAGCGGACGTAGCAGTGCAGACATCAAACGATCTGACTTTTCACTGGCAGCTCAGATGAGCGGTTGATCCAGCATCGCAGAGGACAAATGCATAGAGGCTGTAGCTCTAATGTGGCTAAGATAATGTAGCATTTTCCGACTATTCACACATACAGTGCGTTTGTATTttatgttgcagccttattctaaaatggattaattaGTTTTTCTTCCCcttatcaatctatacacaataccccataatgacaaagcaaaaagctTGGCATAaacgtatttggggagtttctcccattcttctctgcagatcctctcaagctctgtcaggttggatggggagtgtcactgcacagctattttcaggcctcaACAGATATGTTAGagcgggttcaagtccgggctctggccgggccactgaaggacattcacagacttgtcccgaagccatgcctgtgttgtcctgttggaaggtgaaccttcgccctagtttgaggtcctgagcgctctggagcaggtttgcatcaaggatctctgtactttgcactgttcatctttccctcgatcctaactagtctcccagtccctgctgctgacaaACACCCCACCATGATGCTTCCACTACAATGCTTCACCGTACGGATGgctccaggtttcctccagacgtgacacttggcattcaggccaaatagttaaatcttggtttcatcagaccagataatcttgtatctcatggtctgagagtcctttaggtgccttttgtcaaactcaaagtgagctgtcatgtgccttttactgagaagtggcttcggtctggccactaccataaaggcctgattggtggaatgctgcagagatggttgtacttcctgatggttctcccatttccacagaggaactctggagctctgtcagagtgaccatcgggtttttggtcacatccctgactaaggcccttttcccccgattgctcagtttggccgggaggtcagctctaggaagtgtcttagtggttccaaacttcttacgtttaagaatgatggaggccactgtgtttttggggaccttcaatgctgcagacatttgttggtacaatgtgcctcgacacaatccggtttcaaagctctacggacaattccttcaaccacatggctttgtttttgctctgacatgcactgtcaactgtgggaccttatatagaccggtgtttgcctttccaaattatgtccaatcaatttaattgagcacagatggactccaatcaagttgtagaaacatcttaaggatgatcaacggaaacaggatgcaccagagctcaatttcgagtctcatcccaaagggtctgaatacttatgtaaataagctatttctgttttttttatacatttgcaaaaatgtctcaaaacctgttttcaatttgtcataatggggtattgtgtgtagattgatgaaagaaaaaaagaatgtaatatattttagaataagtaacaaaatgtggaaaaatcaaaggggtctgaataccttacgaatgcactgtatacactttAAAAAGTTACTAGTCCTGAATGAATTATCATTTGATGTAATTGACTGGCCAAGAGTCACCAGATAGACCCAAATCTGAATCAGTCTGATTAAAAGAGAATGAAAACTATGTTTTTCAGCCCTCCAGAACCATAATTGAATGACCTTGCCCTAACCCTTGTGTCTACCCTCTCTTCCTAATGTGGGTCTAGGATGGAATCTTGTTGAGAGCCAGCAGAGGGAAGAAGATCAGAGCTGTAACCAGCAGAACCCCGGTGATTATCCCGAGACGCACTAGCGGAAGGGTCTTTGCCCACACTGCCAACACGTCTTCTGGATCCTCTGGgcaaggaggagggaagaggagggaagagagagaatagggggCCACGGTAACATTGACTACGTCTTCCAACATTCATCTACAGTACTTCTAAAGCATTTAGAACATAGCACTCACCGAAGGTTGCGTCAGGTGATGATGGTGTCATCTCTGTCTGCACTAGTATTGGCTCAGATGTCGTCactgtaatgatgtaatgaaatGTTACCAGTATGTCCCAGCAATAACGAAAACAATAAGCAAAAATAAGCATTGGGGAGAAAATAGCTTTCAAACGTTGCAACACCTGTACAGTACCTTGCATATCCTCCTTATCTTGGGTCACCAAAGTGAAGAATGTTATTGGGTTCTCACTGTCACCGCTAGTCCCACTGAAGTCTGAGCTACTGGTGACATTCTCTGTTCCTGTGTTACAAAAGGGAAAAACACTGAAAAATCTATGTTACTAGCGCTCACATTCAAAAACAAGGAGCACAAATTAAAGAACAAACTCAATGTCAATCAGTGTGTGTAGGTCTACCTGTTAAGTTATATCGGTCAGTGTTTGTAGGCCTACCTGTTAAATTATATAGGTCGGTGTGTGAAGGCCTACATGTTAAGTTATATAGGTCAGTGTGTGTAGGCCTACCTGTTAAGTTATATAAGTCAGTGTATGGCTCTAGGATGGTCAGAGAGACACCCTCTGGTATCCCACTCTTAGGGTCCTCGAAGCCCCTGGACTTGTAGAAGCAGCGATAGACTCCCTGGTCTTTGAGCTCCGTCTTGTAGATAAACAAGGACAGGTCACCATTCTCCAGCAGGTTgttgggtgggagagagagacggaggtctTCTTCCTTAGGTCCCTTGTCGTCTGGGCCAGGGTTAAGGGTCATGATCTCCACATCGTCCTTCAGCCATTGGACGTAGATCTGGCTGGTGGGCTGGGTCTTGGGGATGACACCGTAGCAGGGCAGAGTGACCGGGCTTCCCTTGAACAGCGTGATAGAGCGTGGAGGGTCgggctctgagagagagaatggatggaGAGTATTAGAAAAgagtgagggatgagagaggatgtGATAAGCATAAATTAAGATAATCAAACATTCCAAATGGTACACCCAAAATGGCCGCTGGTCAACTCCACCAACCATAGAATGCGGCTCTGAATGGGAAAGCCTGAAAACAGACTTACCCTGAACCTTGAGCCAGACCGTAGAGATGGTCTTGCGGCCCAGCCAGATACACTCGTACATCTCCTCATCGCTCAGCACTGTCTCCTGGATGGTCATAGAGAAGtctccatctctcatcctctctgcTGGGGGGAATTCCACCCGGGAAGAGAACCCCAGTGTCGTTTTGACCTCCACCCCCTTGGCCCCGTCGTCCCATCTGGCCTCACCAAGGATGTTCCCAACCTCCATAGAGGCCACCTCCTGCCCCATGGCCTCCCAGCGGACCTCCCCCTCATCCTCCTGGCCCAGGTAGGAGGAAAAGTTACAGGGGAGGGTGACATTGTCTCCGTACCCCACCTTCAGCTCATACACGGAGGAGAAGGTAGGCACAGACACTggggggatggatggacagatggagaaCACAGCAtgtgagagagggatgaaggatggGAAAAagtttgagggagagagagaaggagaaaggggtGAATAGATGATTAGTCAGAaaggaagacagacaggcagaacacCTATGTACATTATGCTACAGATCCATTTCTGTGTCCAATACCTTTGTATGATAATGACAGAAAGAGCAGAGGTATAGCAAAGATCTCTAGTTTTAAACAAATAATGACACAAGCTTTTGGAAAATAGAGAATGCTTATTGATGAGTTTCACATGATTGAGAGAGTAGTAGCTTAGGTCTCAAGAAACTCACCAGCTTGGACTGACCTCAAAATCACCAAGAAGCCTAAAAAAATCATCTTGCAAGATGTCTATCCCTTGAACacctataaaaaaaaatattacaaaaattacaaataaaaaaagtttTTATTTTATAGAATACATCTGGAAAGAAACAAATAAGTTATTAGAAGGGTATTAGGTCTGGTAAAAAAGTGTTCAAAATATATTGGAAATGTAGCCTAAATCCCACTCATAGCCAATCAATAAATCGATAAAATAATCCGTTCAGGGTCGGGTGGATGTCGCTGATCTCTCGAGCCGAAAACTTTTGCAACAGAACAAGTCACCGTGAAGGGTGCCCTTACCGAATAACTGGTTATCAAGGCGAGTTAAACAACGAACCGCAAGAAACGGGTCTGCGCACGGGTTAGACTTCAGCCATTGGCAAGAGGACGTCCTCTTTTTTTTAACCGTGAGAAGCAGATGTCTGTGTCAGGACTCACATTATGAGCTATTATTTAGTTTATATTAATCCAACCACCCTATAGAGCCCCAcggtggaggtgtcataatacccataaaacctggcggtcaaacagggaaattaGTCGTTTTTGCACCATTAATTTCtctcataggggattttagaaagaCTTAAAAtgagggctgtgttttgtgtaggcttaccctggcttgACATAAAATATGCACACAAACTGTTTAGACTGGGAGGCATACAGTAAGTTTAACACTAAAACTGAAACAAAATAATATAAAACAAACGAAATAAAAACTAGCAAAGTGGATCTGAAAACTGAGACAAAAACTGAATATAAAACCACAGAACTATAATAACCTTTACATGAACACAAAGCAGACTGAATTTTGGATTATTATAACAATAATTGATAGTATCCAGTCCAGTGTTTGGTCATAAACCCCCTCTATCAATCCTGTTAATTTGGACATCTGGTGCGTAAAGGTAGCCAATTTGCACCATTTAACTTTTACACCTATTTCACAAGTGTAGTTCATCTATAGCTATGCTCCTATTTACTCATCAAGATGCAGCTATGCAGATCAGTGGACTCAAACGTTTGCAAAACATTCTTATAGCAACTTACTatgtaaactgaacaaaaatataaacgcaacatgtaaagtgttggtcccatgtttcataatcTGAatttaaagatcccagaaatgttccaaaaagcttatttctctcattttgtgcacacatttgtttacatccctgttagtgagaatttcttcatgatcattacacaggtgcaccttgcactggggacaataaaaggccactctaaaatgtgcagttttgtcacaccacacaatgccacagatgtcttaagttatgagggagcatgcaattggcatgctgactccagtaatgtccaccagagcggtttGCTGATTTCAAAGTTGTGAACactgtgccccatggtggcagtggggttatggtatgggcaggcaggcagaaacaacgaacataattgcattttatcgatggcaatttgaatgcacagagatactgtggaaagatcctgaggcccgtcatcgtgccattcatccgctgccatcacctcatgtttcagcatgtacacaattcctggaagctgaaaaggtTCCAGTTCTcccatgacctgcatactcaccagacatgtcactctttgagcatatttgggatgctctgaattgacgtgtacgacagcatgttccagttcccaccaatacaCAGCAACTTCGCAGTCTccgaagaagagtgggacaaaattCCACAGGGCACAATCAAATCAACAGCCCGATCAACTCTATGAAACTATGTGTTGCACttcatgaggtaaatggtggtcacagatactgactggttttctgatccacgcccctacctttaaggtatctgtgaccaacagatgtatatctgtattcccagtcatgtgaaattcatagattagggcctaatgaatttattcaaactgatttccttatatgaactgtaactcagtaaattaTTTGAAAtagttgcattcatatttttgttcagtatagaatagACATGCTCTTGCCTGACACGTAGAAGGGAATCATGTCAGCTCTATACAATCCATTTCTATCTGCAGCTTTCAGAACGTTGTGTTCTCCTGGATGCAGCCCAGATCGGCTTCCCGTTAACAGAACATGAAACTCTAGCTGGAGGAGAGTCAGTGCACAGTGGTTCTGCTGCCAAGACACCACACTGTGACTGACTATTCTCCTCATGAGCAAATCAGGGGAAAAATAAAAAACTAATCAGAAAATATAAACCTTTCAAGGTTTAGACTTCGATGTTAAAATTTATAACAGTCAAGTGGGAAAAAATAAGTCAAGCAGAAAAATCACGTGACAAATGAATTTAATCCAATAAAATGTCACCAGAGATACTATATGTTGAACAATTATGTTGAAATAAAAGCTCTTAAAACAGACATTTAAAAAAGGGTTCAAGACAAAAACATCTTAGGGTctaaaatcaacaacaagtctgTTTTAGCCAAATCCATCTCATTATGGCAAATCCAGGAATGTTACATGTACAAGAAGTCCATTTCGCGGGCGGCAGGTAGCATactggttagcgcgttggacttgtaaccgaaaggttgcaagatcgaatccctgagctgacaaggtaaaataaaatctgtcgttctgcccctgaacaaggcagttaacccactgttcctaggccgtcattgaaaataagaatttgttcttaactgacttgcctagttaaataaaggtaaaataaatgtttaaaaaaaatcccaaCAGTCATTGGGTTGTAGTACAGAGGGTTAGTAAAACTACAATTGCCAGCATACCTGGAGTTTGTGGACAGACAAATATGGACAGTAAGTATACGGCAGTGTAGGAATGGTACGGTCCACTAAAGGCATGTTGGCcctaggttgtgtcccaaatggcaccctatttccaatATAAGAAGCTCTACTttattgggctctggtcaaaagcatttcactataaagagaaaagggtgcaatttgggacccAGCCTGGCAGTCTGATAGAGGCAGGGTGAGTTGCTCTCAGGACTTCCATGTGTAGGAGTAGTTGTTCAAATGGAGCTGTCTGAGGGGAGACTTCCCCAAGGTAGAGGGCTCCTGGAGCTGCTGGATGGTGCTGGAATGAAGACCACATCCATCCAGCTCTACAGCCTGCTcagcctgggagagggagagaggcagggaggaagagaaggatatATACAAACAAGTACAAAGGATTTTTTATTATGATTTAACTTTGAATTGCGGAGATCAAAAGATGAGGCTTTATACCAGTCCGTTACAGTGGTGTCGTGACTTGGATAAcagttgagctgtgtgtgtgtgtgtgactgacctgttccctggtggtggtggtgtgtgttgaGGACAGCGGTGGgttcgtgtgtgtgtgactgacctgttccctggtggtggtggtgtgtgttgaGGACAgcggtgggtttgtgtgtgtgtgtgtgtgtgtgtgactgacctgtTCCCTGGTGGTGGTATGCGTGTTAAGGACAgcggtgggtttgtgtgtgtgtgtgtgtgactgacctgttccctggtggtggtgtgtgtgttgaggacaGCGGTGGgttcgtgtgtgtgtgactgacctgtTCCCTGGTGGTGGTATGCGTGTTAAGGACAgcggtgggtttgtgtgtgtgtgtgtgtgtgtgtgtgtgtgactgacctgtTCCCTGGTGGTGGTGTGCGTGTTGAGGACAGCGGTGGGttcgtgtgtgtagagtgcggtGCTGAAGCCTCCTCTCTGAGCAGGCCGAAGCAGGCGGGTCAGGGCGTGGAGAGAATGAGGCATTATGGGTCCCGTCACCTCTAGACTGCACACGTCCTGGTACCCAGCACGCACCTGGGTCTTCACGTTCACACTACGCGCCTGACAATTACACACAAGGCAACAAGCTTATAATTTCTGTTACACacagcaatgtttttttctgaaacaCTCCATTTCTAGTTTTTGTTATTTCCATTCATAAATTGAAAATTTAAATGTGGGAGGTAAGGCTCCTTAGAC
This is a stretch of genomic DNA from Oncorhynchus mykiss isolate Arlee chromosome 7, USDA_OmykA_1.1, whole genome shotgun sequence. It encodes these proteins:
- the LOC110527324 gene encoding uncharacterized protein LOC110527324; the protein is MIFLGFLVILRSVQAVSVPTFSSVYELKVGYGDNVTLPCNFSSYLGQEDEGEVRWEAMGQEVASMEVGNILGEARWDDGAKGVEVKTTLGFSSRVEFPPAERMRDGDFSMTIQETVLSDEEMYECIWLGRKTISTVWLKVQEPDPPRSITLFKGSPVTLPCYGVIPKTQPTSQIYVQWLKDDVEIMTLNPGPDDKGPKEEDLRLSLPPNNLLENGDLSLFIYKTELKDQGVYRCFYKSRGFEDPKSGIPEGVSLTILEPYTDLYNLTGTENVTSSSDFSGTSGDSENPITFFTLVTQDKEDMQVTTSEPILVQTEMTPSSPDATFEDPEDVLAVWAKTLPLVRLGIITGVLLVTALIFFPLLALNKIPS